From a single Bryobacter aggregatus MPL3 genomic region:
- a CDS encoding HDOD domain-containing protein, whose translation MELITIADKESDILSVENKQLLYRPKLQRVLNNLPAFSPILNRLLASLASEDVRFSELASLIEKDTVLSGHVLRLVNSAAMARRSRINSISHAVSVLGIVRLRNFLLSLSIARLWQSTRTQTPWSMAKFNLHGAAVALMADLLAQHCDCSYPEGAFLAGLLHDYGKLLIAAALPEQFLEILKLSSEEESSLIDCERKVTGFTHAELSAMTLKAWNLPEDIVRGVEFHHQPEEEAALLATPVKGILLGRLIFIADVIAHHLGLHVLPAEGPAQPSRANALAALEMFGFHAVAPKLLEQFDTEYDAIRAFF comes from the coding sequence GTGGAGCTCATCACGATCGCCGACAAGGAGTCCGATATCCTGAGCGTCGAAAACAAGCAATTGCTCTATCGACCAAAGCTCCAGCGCGTTCTCAACAATTTGCCCGCCTTCTCCCCGATCCTGAACCGCCTCCTCGCCAGTTTGGCCAGTGAGGATGTCCGGTTTAGTGAGTTGGCGAGTCTGATTGAAAAAGATACTGTACTCAGCGGCCATGTGCTCCGTCTGGTCAATAGCGCAGCGATGGCCCGCCGGAGCCGCATCAATTCGATCTCCCATGCGGTGAGTGTCCTCGGTATTGTCCGGCTACGAAACTTTCTGCTCAGCCTCTCGATTGCCCGCCTCTGGCAAAGCACACGCACCCAAACCCCCTGGTCCATGGCGAAGTTCAACCTGCATGGAGCAGCCGTTGCGCTGATGGCCGACCTCCTGGCGCAACACTGTGATTGCTCCTACCCCGAAGGTGCTTTTCTCGCCGGACTCCTGCATGACTATGGCAAACTCCTGATTGCAGCCGCCTTGCCCGAACAGTTTCTGGAGATTCTGAAGCTCAGTAGCGAAGAGGAAAGCTCTCTCATCGATTGCGAACGAAAAGTTACCGGCTTCACACACGCGGAGCTCTCCGCCATGACACTCAAAGCGTGGAATCTTCCGGAAGACATCGTACGTGGCGTAGAGTTCCACCATCAGCCGGAGGAAGAAGCCGCGCTACTTGCTACGCCCGTGAAAGGCATTCTCCTCGGCCGGCTGATCTTCATTGCCGATGTCATTGCTCATCACCTGGGCTTACATGTTCTGCCTGCGGAAGGTCCAGCACAGCCGTCCCGGGCCAATGCGCTGGCCGCGCTGGAGATGTTTGGCTTTCACGCCGTTGCCCCCAAGCTCCTTGAGCAATTTGACACCGAGTACGACGCGATTCGCGCCTTCTTCTAA
- a CDS encoding ABC transporter ATP-binding protein, with protein sequence MLAIEIKNLRKTYGAKAAVDGLNLSVPQGCFYGFLGPNGAGKTTTIKMMMGVAQPSSGEILLLGDSIEKARPNLGLVPDESLLFDNLTGPEYLEFIGRLYRLERPVAQERAKELIEFFELGGAGRKLIAEYSKGMRKRVAMAAALIHRPKLFLMDEPFEGVDAVGARLMKDLLLDLVKGGATIFLTSHVLEVVERLCDRIAIIHEGKLVAEGTLDELRQGGESETLEDLFVRTVGETHRSADLSWL encoded by the coding sequence GTGTTAGCCATCGAGATTAAGAATCTGAGAAAAACCTATGGCGCCAAGGCGGCGGTAGACGGTTTGAACCTGTCGGTGCCGCAAGGATGTTTCTACGGTTTTCTGGGTCCGAATGGCGCCGGAAAGACGACGACCATCAAGATGATGATGGGCGTGGCGCAACCGAGTTCTGGCGAGATTCTTCTGCTGGGCGATTCGATCGAGAAGGCTCGTCCGAACCTTGGTCTTGTGCCCGATGAATCACTGCTCTTTGACAATCTGACGGGGCCGGAGTATCTCGAGTTCATTGGCCGTCTTTATCGCCTCGAGCGGCCTGTCGCGCAGGAACGGGCGAAAGAACTGATTGAGTTTTTTGAACTCGGGGGCGCGGGCCGGAAGTTGATTGCCGAGTATTCCAAAGGCATGCGGAAACGTGTGGCGATGGCGGCCGCACTCATCCACCGGCCGAAGTTGTTTCTGATGGATGAGCCCTTTGAAGGCGTCGATGCGGTGGGGGCGCGCTTGATGAAGGACTTGCTGCTCGATCTGGTCAAGGGCGGCGCGACGATCTTTCTCACCTCGCATGTGCTCGAAGTGGTGGAGCGGCTCTGCGACCGGATTGCAATCATCCATGAGGGCAAACTGGTAGCAGAAGGAACTTTGGATGAATTGCGGCAGGGTGGGGAGTCGGAAACGCTGGAAGACCTGTTTGTGCGCACAGTGGGCGAGACGCATCGATCGGCAGACCTTTCATGGCTATAA
- the ftcD gene encoding glutamate formimidoyltransferase: protein MIVECVPNFSEGRNAATLDAIAAALTGVTLLGRTADVDHNRSVFTLAGEAKAVLDAAVRAVGVAVERIDLTQQVGVHPRIGAADVVPFVPVQGATMEDCIEIAWEAGAEIWRRFGVGVHFYEAAAKVPEKRRLEVVRRGGFAPDLGAPHPTAGATVVGARHFLIAYNLNLTTSDVAIAKAIATKIRTSSGGLPCVKALGLFLESRGIAQVSMNLTDFAVTSVDEVYAAVEAEAAAYGVGILEPELIGFIPRAAVGRQSFRPNQILEDKLGI from the coding sequence ATGATCGTTGAGTGCGTTCCGAACTTTTCAGAAGGCCGCAATGCCGCCACTCTCGATGCGATTGCCGCGGCATTGACCGGAGTGACACTGCTCGGGCGCACGGCGGATGTTGATCACAATCGCAGTGTGTTTACCCTTGCTGGTGAGGCGAAGGCTGTGCTCGATGCTGCCGTTCGTGCGGTGGGCGTTGCGGTGGAACGCATCGATCTCACGCAACAAGTGGGCGTCCATCCGAGAATTGGCGCGGCTGATGTGGTCCCTTTCGTCCCCGTGCAGGGGGCGACGATGGAGGACTGCATCGAGATTGCCTGGGAAGCCGGAGCAGAGATCTGGCGGCGCTTCGGCGTGGGGGTTCACTTTTATGAAGCGGCGGCAAAGGTACCAGAGAAGCGGCGTCTCGAGGTGGTGCGGCGCGGTGGCTTTGCTCCCGATTTGGGTGCCCCGCATCCAACAGCCGGTGCCACGGTCGTCGGCGCACGGCATTTTCTGATTGCCTACAACCTGAACCTGACAACAAGCGATGTTGCAATTGCGAAGGCGATTGCAACAAAGATCCGTACGAGTTCCGGTGGCTTGCCTTGCGTGAAGGCCTTGGGTTTGTTTCTGGAATCGCGGGGCATCGCACAGGTGTCGATGAACTTGACGGACTTTGCCGTCACCAGCGTAGATGAGGTTTATGCGGCTGTTGAGGCAGAAGCCGCCGCATATGGAGTGGGGATTCTCGAGCCGGAACTGATTGGATTCATTCCGCGCGCAGCGGTCGGACGGCAATCGTTCCGGCCTAATCAGATCCTCGAGGATAAACTAGGAATATAG
- the lipA gene encoding lipoyl synthase, translated as MLVSIEPARPTRPAWLKAPAPVGDNYRDLKQLVTDLKLHTVCESAACPNIGDCWNRKTATFMILGNVCTRRCGFCAVQKGAPLEVDYDEPRRVAEAVSQMGLRFAVITSVNRDDQADGGAGVFAATIRAIRERVPGCGVEVLVPDFQGSHAAMDIVVEARPDVLNHNTETVPRLYKQVRLGARFERSLEMLQYAKRKAPEMPTKSGLMLGLGETLEEVREAMRALRAHDVDIVTLGQYLRPSSKHLPIVRYVPVDEFAALKKYGFELGFQHVESGPLVRSSYHADEAVK; from the coding sequence GTGCTTGTATCCATTGAGCCTGCTCGTCCGACACGGCCCGCCTGGTTGAAGGCTCCCGCGCCGGTTGGCGATAACTACCGCGATCTGAAACAACTGGTCACCGATCTGAAACTGCATACCGTGTGTGAAAGCGCGGCCTGCCCCAACATCGGAGACTGCTGGAATCGCAAGACCGCGACCTTCATGATTCTGGGCAATGTCTGCACCCGCCGCTGCGGATTCTGCGCCGTGCAGAAGGGCGCGCCGCTTGAGGTCGACTATGACGAGCCGCGCCGCGTTGCCGAAGCCGTCTCGCAGATGGGCCTGCGCTTTGCCGTCATCACCAGCGTGAACCGCGACGATCAGGCCGATGGCGGCGCTGGCGTATTTGCGGCAACGATCCGCGCGATTCGCGAACGTGTGCCGGGCTGTGGGGTCGAGGTGCTGGTGCCCGATTTTCAGGGTTCGCATGCGGCGATGGATATCGTGGTCGAAGCCCGTCCCGATGTGCTGAATCACAACACGGAGACCGTGCCGCGTTTGTACAAACAAGTCCGGCTGGGAGCGCGCTTTGAGCGCAGTCTCGAGATGTTGCAGTATGCCAAGCGCAAGGCGCCAGAGATGCCCACCAAGAGCGGCCTGATGCTGGGCCTGGGGGAGACGCTGGAGGAGGTTCGCGAGGCAATGCGGGCCTTGCGCGCGCACGATGTCGATATCGTCACACTTGGCCAATACCTGCGTCCTTCGAGCAAGCATTTGCCGATTGTGCGCTATGTGCCGGTGGACGAGTTTGCGGCGCTGAAGAAGTATGGCTTTGAGCTCGGTTTCCAACATGTGGAAAGCGGCCCCTTAGTTCGTTCTAGCTATCACGCCGACGAAGCCGTAAAATAG
- a CDS encoding ribonuclease H-like domain-containing protein yields MATSLHEQLALLRKRIQKVEARFAPATEPEDASCLGGAEVETALGKHWELTRTYPHEHLHGKLPVERLRDLSAKPWVYLDTETTGLAGGAGTMAFLIGAASVEEDGFVMRQWFIREHGEEASALSSLAEYLTRFDTLVSYNGRSYDQPLLETRYTLSRQRTPFSRMEHLDLLYGARRLWKLRYESCRLVELERQVLGHERVGDVPGELIPQLYFEYLRTRRAGKLKPVLEHNALDILSLAFLAAIIPAVFDDPRACSLGHGAELSGVARWLVSQDRLDEAAEMYRRSIDAPMGDELLFRALWEWALVEKKRENAAGALSIWSDLARSKNPYRAEALEELAKYYEHTEKNLFMALECVVEAEALGKTMELRHRRERLERKLAKPSEGRGLWGTRG; encoded by the coding sequence TTGGCGACGAGTCTGCACGAGCAGCTTGCCCTTTTGCGCAAGCGCATCCAGAAAGTCGAGGCCCGTTTTGCTCCGGCCACTGAGCCGGAAGACGCGTCTTGCCTGGGAGGCGCGGAAGTAGAAACGGCGTTGGGCAAGCATTGGGAACTGACTCGCACCTATCCGCATGAACATCTGCATGGCAAACTGCCAGTGGAACGCTTGCGGGACTTGTCGGCGAAGCCTTGGGTCTATCTCGATACGGAGACGACGGGACTGGCCGGGGGCGCCGGGACGATGGCGTTTCTGATCGGCGCGGCCAGTGTCGAAGAGGACGGCTTCGTGATGCGGCAGTGGTTCATTCGCGAGCATGGCGAGGAGGCAAGCGCGCTGTCGTCGCTGGCCGAGTATCTGACTCGCTTTGACACTCTGGTGAGTTACAACGGCCGGAGCTACGATCAGCCGCTGCTTGAGACGCGCTATACGCTGTCGCGGCAACGCACGCCGTTCAGCCGCATGGAGCATCTGGACCTGTTATACGGGGCACGCCGGCTTTGGAAGCTTCGCTATGAATCCTGCCGCCTGGTGGAGCTGGAGCGCCAAGTGTTGGGGCATGAACGGGTGGGGGATGTGCCGGGCGAACTGATTCCGCAGTTGTACTTTGAGTACTTGCGCACGCGCCGGGCGGGGAAGCTGAAGCCTGTCCTCGAGCACAATGCGCTGGACATCCTTTCGCTTGCCTTTCTCGCGGCGATCATTCCGGCGGTGTTCGACGATCCGCGCGCTTGTTCGCTGGGCCATGGTGCGGAGCTGAGTGGGGTGGCGCGCTGGCTGGTGTCGCAAGACCGGCTGGACGAAGCCGCAGAGATGTACAGGCGGAGCATCGATGCTCCGATGGGTGACGAACTGCTGTTCCGTGCGCTGTGGGAATGGGCGCTGGTCGAAAAGAAACGCGAGAATGCGGCGGGAGCGCTCAGTATCTGGAGCGATCTGGCGCGCAGCAAGAACCCTTATCGTGCCGAGGCGCTTGAGGAATTGGCTAAGTATTACGAGCACACGGAGAAGAACCTGTTCATGGCGCTCGAATGCGTGGTGGAGGCCGAGGCGCTCGGGAAGACCATGGAACTCCGCCATCGCCGCGAGCGCCTCGAACGGAAACTCGCTAAACCCAGCGAAGGTCGAGGGTTGTGGGGAACTCGGGGTTGA
- a CDS encoding DUF2126 domain-containing protein — protein MAIRVALHHRTSYNYDRPVTLGPQVVRLRPAPHSRTPILSYALKIQPANHFINWQQDPQGNYLARLVFPEPTTHFSVEVNLHADMSVINPFDFFLEPYAENFPFHYEESLARELRPFLETNPITPALQSFVDSIDLSPRLSASFLVDLNSRLQNLIRYTIRMEPGVQTPEQTLTLRSGSCRDTAWLLVQTLRHLGLAARFVSGYLIQLKADEKSIDGPSGPEADFTDLHAWTEVYLPGAGWVGLDPTSGLYAGEGHIPLAATPEPASAAPVSGLVSPSQVEFEHLMRVARAHEDPRVTKPYTDEQWQAIDALGEQVDQDLEAADIRLTMGGEPTFVSMDDMDSPEWNTEALGSEKERRAGQLIRRLRSLVAPQGLLHYGQGKWYPGETLPRWAFTCYWRSDGSPLWQDDRLIANPEQNYGHGTGEALCFAEALAERLTISPDFVIAAYEDPLQWVHKERQLPINVDPLDNRLANPEERDRFRRVFERGLDTPSGFVLPLQKLETKDGPAWQSGLWLLRARHLFLVPGDSPVGYRLPLQSLPNEPDSSIRKIYEIDPMAPRGPLPISEGPPQIGLWGEFLQSPPRQIVREQTLSAKPDATVRTALSVEPRHGRLHIFMPPVESAAEYVELIAAVEETAGKLDLPVLIEGYAPPFDHRLRSLKVTPDPGVIEVNTNPAASWRDLVYGTTQLYHEARHCRLAAEKFMLDGRHTGTGGGNHIVMGAAKPADSPFLRRPDLLRSLVLFWLNHPSLSYLFSGTFIGPTSQAPRVDETRPDAVYELEIACQQLDTHGLEDRYLPWLTDRLFRNLLVDVTGNTHRAEFCIDKLYSPDSATGRLGLLEMRAFEMPPHARMSLTQQLLIRALVSHFWNHPYHQNPIRWGTRLHDQFLLPAFVQTDFAEVLATLPHPMDPSWFAPHFEFRFPVYGTVTYDGIELELRQAIEPWYVLGEEGSAGGTTRFVDSSVERLQVRVRNLTGERTVVTCNGRRLPLRPTAVKGEYVCGVRYRAWQPPKCLHPTIKVHTPLHFDLINTETKLSRGGCIYHVGHPGGRNYDTFPVNANEAQARRAARFLAYSGTTGKVEIPELRINPEFPTTLDLRWV, from the coding sequence ATGGCAATTCGCGTAGCCCTCCACCATCGCACCAGCTACAACTACGATCGTCCCGTCACGCTGGGGCCTCAGGTTGTCCGGCTCCGTCCCGCTCCGCACAGCCGTACTCCAATCTTGAGTTACGCCCTGAAGATCCAGCCCGCCAACCACTTCATCAACTGGCAGCAGGATCCGCAGGGCAACTACCTCGCCCGGCTGGTCTTCCCCGAACCCACCACCCACTTCTCCGTCGAAGTCAACCTGCACGCCGACATGAGCGTGATCAATCCTTTTGATTTTTTCCTCGAACCGTACGCCGAAAATTTCCCATTTCACTACGAAGAATCACTCGCCCGCGAACTCCGTCCTTTTCTCGAAACGAACCCAATCACGCCCGCACTCCAGAGCTTTGTGGATTCCATCGACCTCAGTCCCCGCCTCAGCGCCAGCTTTCTCGTCGACCTCAATTCCCGCCTCCAGAACCTCATCCGCTACACCATCCGCATGGAACCCGGCGTCCAGACGCCCGAGCAAACCCTCACCTTGCGCAGCGGCTCCTGCCGCGACACGGCCTGGCTGCTCGTCCAGACCCTCCGTCATCTCGGCCTCGCCGCCCGCTTCGTCTCCGGCTATCTCATCCAACTGAAGGCTGACGAGAAGTCGATCGACGGCCCGTCTGGCCCCGAGGCAGACTTCACAGACCTCCATGCCTGGACAGAAGTCTATCTACCCGGCGCCGGCTGGGTCGGGCTCGACCCCACCTCCGGTCTCTATGCCGGCGAGGGCCACATCCCGCTCGCCGCCACTCCCGAGCCTGCCTCAGCCGCCCCGGTCAGCGGTCTGGTTAGCCCGAGTCAGGTAGAATTCGAACACCTCATGCGCGTCGCGCGCGCCCACGAAGATCCGCGAGTCACCAAACCCTACACCGACGAGCAGTGGCAGGCCATCGACGCCTTGGGCGAGCAGGTCGATCAGGATCTCGAGGCTGCCGACATCCGCCTCACCATGGGAGGCGAACCGACCTTTGTCTCAATGGACGACATGGATAGTCCGGAGTGGAATACCGAAGCACTTGGCTCTGAAAAGGAACGCCGCGCCGGGCAACTCATCCGCCGCCTCCGCTCTCTTGTCGCGCCCCAAGGCCTGCTCCATTACGGACAAGGCAAATGGTATCCGGGAGAGACCTTGCCCCGCTGGGCCTTCACCTGCTATTGGCGTAGCGATGGCTCCCCGCTCTGGCAGGACGACCGGCTCATCGCCAACCCCGAACAGAACTACGGGCACGGCACCGGCGAGGCGCTGTGCTTTGCCGAAGCGCTTGCCGAACGCCTCACCATCTCCCCGGACTTCGTCATCGCCGCCTATGAGGATCCTCTCCAATGGGTCCACAAGGAACGCCAACTGCCGATCAACGTCGATCCGCTCGACAACCGTCTGGCCAACCCCGAAGAGCGCGACCGTTTCCGCCGCGTCTTCGAGCGTGGCCTCGACACACCGTCCGGCTTCGTCCTCCCCTTACAAAAGCTGGAAACCAAGGACGGCCCTGCCTGGCAAAGCGGACTCTGGCTGCTCCGCGCCCGCCACCTCTTCCTCGTGCCAGGCGATTCGCCGGTGGGCTACCGGCTGCCGCTGCAAAGTCTTCCCAACGAACCCGATTCCAGTATCCGAAAGATCTATGAGATCGACCCAATGGCGCCGCGCGGTCCACTGCCCATTTCCGAGGGTCCGCCGCAGATCGGGCTCTGGGGTGAATTCCTCCAAAGCCCGCCCCGGCAGATTGTTCGCGAGCAGACACTTTCCGCAAAACCCGACGCCACCGTCCGCACCGCGCTGTCCGTCGAACCTCGGCACGGCCGTTTGCATATCTTCATGCCCCCGGTTGAAAGCGCAGCCGAATACGTTGAGCTGATCGCCGCCGTCGAAGAAACCGCTGGCAAACTCGATCTGCCTGTCCTCATCGAAGGCTATGCGCCGCCCTTTGACCATCGCCTCCGTAGCCTCAAGGTCACTCCCGACCCTGGCGTCATCGAAGTGAACACAAACCCCGCCGCCTCCTGGCGCGATCTGGTCTACGGCACCACACAGCTCTACCACGAGGCCCGGCACTGCCGTCTGGCCGCTGAGAAGTTTATGCTCGACGGCCGCCACACCGGCACCGGTGGCGGCAATCACATCGTCATGGGCGCCGCCAAACCAGCCGATTCCCCCTTCCTGCGCCGTCCCGACCTGCTCCGTTCCCTCGTCCTCTTCTGGCTCAACCACCCCTCGCTGTCCTATCTGTTCTCGGGCACCTTCATCGGGCCCACCAGCCAGGCCCCGCGCGTCGACGAAACGCGTCCCGATGCGGTTTACGAACTGGAGATCGCCTGCCAGCAACTGGACACCCACGGCCTCGAAGACCGCTATCTCCCCTGGCTCACAGACCGTCTATTTCGCAATCTTCTGGTCGACGTCACCGGCAACACCCACCGCGCCGAGTTCTGCATCGACAAGCTCTATTCGCCAGATTCCGCCACTGGCCGCCTGGGTCTGCTCGAGATGCGTGCCTTTGAAATGCCGCCGCACGCGCGCATGAGCCTCACCCAGCAACTGCTCATCCGCGCCCTGGTATCGCATTTCTGGAATCATCCTTATCACCAAAACCCCATCCGCTGGGGCACGCGGCTGCACGACCAGTTCCTGCTGCCTGCCTTTGTCCAAACGGATTTCGCCGAAGTGCTCGCTACACTCCCCCATCCCATGGACCCTTCCTGGTTCGCGCCTCACTTCGAGTTCCGCTTCCCCGTCTACGGCACCGTCACCTACGATGGCATTGAGCTCGAACTGCGGCAGGCCATCGAACCCTGGTATGTCCTGGGTGAAGAGGGCAGCGCGGGCGGCACCACGCGCTTTGTCGATTCCTCCGTCGAGCGCCTGCAGGTGCGCGTCCGCAACTTGACTGGCGAGCGCACTGTGGTCACCTGCAACGGACGCCGTCTGCCGTTACGCCCTACCGCCGTCAAAGGTGAATATGTCTGCGGCGTCCGCTACCGTGCCTGGCAGCCGCCGAAGTGCCTGCACCCTACGATCAAGGTCCACACGCCGCTCCATTTCGATCTGATCAATACCGAAACCAAGCTCTCGCGTGGCGGCTGCATCTATCATGTCGGCCATCCCGGCGGACGCAATTACGACACCTTCCCGGTCAACGCAAACGAGGCCCAGGCCCGCCGTGCGGCGCGCTTCCTCGCTTATAGCGGCACTACGGGCAAAGTCGAAATCCCGGAACTTCGCATCAACCCCGAGTTCCCCACAACCCTCGACCTTCGCTGGGTTTAG